The Paenibacillus sp. G2S3 region TTCCTCTCGTTTACCGTACGGTGAAGGCGGGCTTTGAAGGCGTAGAAGCGGATCTTGAAGATGCGGCGCGTGCGCAGGGAGCGAGTGAACTGCAGGTACTGCGTTATGTCACATTGCCCCTTGCAGGTCGGTCACTCGCTGCTGGGTATGTTCTAGGTTTTGCCCGCGGTTTAGGAGAATTTGGCGCAACGATCATGGTAGCTGGAAATATTCCTGGCCGCACGCAGACTGTACCTACAGCGATCTATGTCGCAGTGGATGGCGGCAACATGACCCTTGCTTGGATGTGGGTGTGCTCCATTATTGTTATGTCTGCTGTGATGTTGATGTTTGTGAACCGGCGTACTTAATTAAGCGCGAGAGAGATCGCTCCGCTGACTTCAGTGGAATGTCGATTGGAAATCTTGATAAATTAAAAAAACCTAGTCCATCCAGGAGTAACCTGGGATGGACTAGGTTTTTTTCTTTAGAAACGCACCGGTAAAACAAAACCCCTTTAATAAGAAGCAAGCCTGTGACTATCAGGTCTCGTAAATAATCGTCCCGGTTTCCGTGAGATCATATCCGTGAATGGACCCGAGCTCACTTTGAAAGGCTGGCGAGCGTAAAATATCAATCACGGTGGTGATCCACTGCTCATTCTCCGGTTTCTTGAGCATCACTAGATCATAACACTCCTGAATCAAGGGAATGAAATCAACGCCGTCGACAATCTGGGCAGCCTTCTCGGTACCGATGGCCACATCGGCTTCTCCTCGTGCCACTTTACCGGCGACTGCCAAATGGCTATTCTCCTCCTGCTCATATCCAGATAGGCTTGCGGCAGGAATGCCGTGCAATCGGAGTTGTTCATCCAATAACACACGTGCACCAGCGCCTCGTTCTCTATTGATCAGTGTAAGTCCATCCTGTTGCAGATGAGACCATTCATGAAGACCTTTAGGATTTCCCTTTTGAACATACAATCCTGCACTTCGGGTCAACAGACGAACTACAACATAAGAGAAGCCCACAAGGATTTTACGAATATAGGGAAGGTTATATTCTCCAGTATCCCCGTCGAGCAGGTGCGTGCTGACGATGTCCGATTCGCCTTGATACATGGCAATCAGACTATCTAAACTGCCAGCGTAAGAACGAAGGGGACGCTCAGTGGGAAGGCAACGCTCCAAATAGGTGGCTAGAATATCGAGTGACATATCCTGACCGGTAATCACAAGGCTATGTCCTGCAGCTTTACTATTATTATAGCCAGAATATGCGGCAACATGAGTTAGATTTGCTCCAGCAAAAGTCAGCGGCAATGTCGATGGGGTTATGCCACTTCGAGTGTTCTGTTTGT contains the following coding sequences:
- a CDS encoding helix-turn-helix transcriptional regulator; amino-acid sequence: MSDNTSYTTEEIARLLKISKLKVYDLIKKGELPSYRVGKQMRVDQSDLETYKQNTRSGITPSTLPLTFAGANLTHVAAYSGYNNSKAAGHSLVITGQDMSLDILATYLERCLPTERPLRSYAGSLDSLIAMYQGESDIVSTHLLDGDTGEYNLPYIRKILVGFSYVVVRLLTRSAGLYVQKGNPKGLHEWSHLQQDGLTLINRERGAGARVLLDEQLRLHGIPAASLSGYEQEENSHLAVAGKVARGEADVAIGTEKAAQIVDGVDFIPLIQECYDLVMLKKPENEQWITTVIDILRSPAFQSELGSIHGYDLTETGTIIYET
- the modB gene encoding molybdate ABC transporter permease subunit, with the translated sequence MEINWTDFFAPVWLSVKISVITSIIVFILATAAAKAMAGRKFPGYSLVETVMLLPLVLPPTVVGFVLLVVLGRRSWIGRWYEQMTEHTILFTWGAAVIAAVVVAFPLVYRTVKAGFEGVEADLEDAARAQGASELQVLRYVTLPLAGRSLAAGYVLGFARGLGEFGATIMVAGNIPGRTQTVPTAIYVAVDGGNMTLAWMWVCSIIVMSAVMLMFVNRRT